The following proteins come from a genomic window of Pseudomonas putida:
- the infC gene encoding translation initiation factor IF-3: MRNDKRAVPKAPINENISAREVRLIGADGEQVGIVSIDEALRIADEAKLDLVEISADAVPPVCKVMDYGKHLFEKKKQANEAKKNQKQIQIKEIKFRPGTEDGDYQVKLRNLVRFLTDGDKAKISLRFRGREMAHQELGMELLKRVEADLAEYGTVEQHPKMEGRQLMMVIAPKKKK; the protein is encoded by the coding sequence ATGAGAAACGATAAGCGTGCTGTACCGAAGGCCCCGATCAACGAGAATATCTCGGCCCGCGAGGTTCGGTTAATTGGCGCAGACGGCGAGCAGGTTGGCATCGTCTCGATTGATGAAGCGCTGCGTATCGCTGATGAAGCGAAGCTGGACCTGGTAGAAATCTCTGCAGACGCGGTACCACCCGTCTGCAAGGTCATGGACTACGGCAAGCACCTCTTCGAGAAGAAGAAGCAGGCTAACGAAGCCAAGAAAAACCAGAAGCAGATCCAGATCAAAGAAATCAAGTTTCGTCCAGGGACGGAGGATGGGGATTACCAGGTAAAACTACGCAACCTGGTACGTTTCCTTACCGATGGGGACAAGGCCAAGATCTCTCTGAGATTCCGTGGTCGTGAGATGGCCCACCAGGAGCTGGGCATGGAGCTGTTGAAGCGGGTCGAAGCCGACCTCGCCGAATACGGCACCGTTGAGCAGCATCCGAAGATGGAAGGACGCCAGCTTATGATGGTCATCGCCCCCAAGAAAAAGAAGTAA
- the pheT gene encoding phenylalanine--tRNA ligase subunit beta, with the protein MKFSEQWLRGWVNPQVSRDELVARLSMAGLEVDSVTPAAGQFSGIVVGEILATEQHPDADKLRVCQVSSGQETFQVVCGAPNARPGIKIPFAMIGAELPGDFKIKKAKLRGVESFGMLCSAAELQISEENDGLLELAADAPVGEDIRTYLSLDDASIEIGLTPNRGDCLSIAGLARDVSALYDTPVTRPVVPAVAAAHDEVRPVEVSAPAACPRYLGRAIRNVDLSKPTPLWMVERLRRSDVRSIDAAVDVTNYVMLELGQPMHAFDLAEINGGIRVRMAEEGEKLVLLDGQEVALRADTLVIADHTRALAIAGVMGGEHSGVNTEKTRDLFLESAFFEPISVAGKARSYGLHTDASHRYERGVDSQLAREAMERATQLLLDIVGGEAGPVVEAVSEQHLPQVAPVTLRAERITQMLGMEMDPAQVEQLLNALELTTTKSGEGQWTVSVPSHRFDISLEVDLIEELARLYGYNNLPVRYPQARLAPQGKPETRGDLPTLRRLLVARGYQEAITYSFIDPKLFELFSPGVEPLLLANPISSDMAAMRASLWPGLVKALQHNLNRQQDRVRLFESGLRFVGQLGDLQQQPMIAGVITGSRLPEGWANGRDGVDFFDVKADVEALLGYSGALSDFTFSASKHPALHPGQTAAIERDGKLVGYLGAIHPELAKALGLDRPVFLFELVLGDVVEGRLPKFSELSKFPETRRDLALIAGRDVASSAVLELIRDNAGEWLTDLRLFDVYQGKGIDPDRKSLAVGLTWQHPSRTLNDDEVNTTLQNILTSLEQRLNTTLRK; encoded by the coding sequence ATGAAATTCAGTGAACAGTGGCTGCGCGGTTGGGTCAACCCGCAAGTCTCCCGTGACGAACTGGTCGCCCGCCTGTCCATGGCCGGCCTCGAAGTTGACAGCGTTACCCCCGCTGCCGGCCAGTTCAGCGGCATCGTCGTGGGCGAAATTCTCGCCACCGAACAACACCCGGACGCCGACAAGCTGCGCGTGTGCCAGGTAAGCAGCGGCCAGGAAACCTTCCAGGTTGTGTGCGGCGCCCCTAACGCCCGCCCGGGCATCAAGATCCCGTTCGCCATGATCGGTGCCGAGCTGCCAGGCGACTTCAAGATCAAGAAGGCCAAGCTGCGCGGTGTCGAGTCCTTCGGCATGCTGTGCTCGGCTGCCGAACTGCAGATCAGCGAAGAAAACGACGGCCTGCTGGAGCTGGCTGCCGACGCTCCGGTTGGTGAAGACATTCGCACGTACCTGAGCCTGGATGATGCCAGCATCGAAATCGGCCTGACCCCGAACCGCGGCGACTGCCTGTCCATCGCCGGCCTGGCCCGCGACGTCAGCGCCCTGTACGACACCCCGGTCACCCGCCCGGTGGTGCCAGCCGTAGCGGCCGCCCATGACGAAGTGCGCCCGGTCGAAGTCAGCGCCCCGGCTGCCTGCCCGCGCTACCTGGGCCGCGCTATCCGTAACGTCGACCTGAGCAAGCCAACCCCACTGTGGATGGTCGAACGCCTGCGCCGCAGCGACGTACGCAGCATCGACGCTGCCGTCGACGTCACCAACTACGTGATGCTCGAACTCGGCCAGCCGATGCACGCCTTCGACCTGGCAGAAATCAACGGCGGCATCCGCGTGCGCATGGCCGAAGAGGGCGAAAAGCTCGTCCTGCTCGACGGCCAGGAAGTGGCCCTGCGTGCCGACACCCTGGTCATCGCCGACCACACCCGCGCTCTGGCCATCGCCGGCGTCATGGGTGGCGAGCACAGCGGTGTGAACACCGAAAAAACCCGCGATCTGTTCCTGGAAAGTGCCTTCTTCGAGCCGATTTCCGTCGCTGGTAAAGCCCGTTCCTATGGCCTGCACACCGATGCCTCGCACCGCTACGAGCGCGGCGTCGACTCGCAACTGGCCCGCGAAGCCATGGAGCGCGCCACGCAGTTGCTGCTGGACATCGTTGGCGGCGAAGCCGGCCCTGTGGTCGAAGCGGTCAGCGAACAGCACCTGCCACAAGTAGCCCCGGTCACCCTGCGCGCCGAACGCATCACCCAGATGCTTGGCATGGAAATGGACCCAGCCCAGGTCGAGCAGTTGCTCAACGCCCTCGAACTGACCACGACCAAGAGCGGGGAAGGGCAGTGGACCGTCAGCGTGCCAAGCCACCGCTTCGACATCAGCCTGGAAGTGGACCTGATCGAAGAGCTGGCCCGCCTGTACGGCTACAACAACCTGCCTGTACGCTACCCGCAAGCCCGCCTGGCCCCACAGGGCAAGCCGGAAACCCGCGGTGACCTGCCGACCCTGCGCCGTCTGCTGGTTGCCCGTGGCTACCAGGAAGCCATCACCTACAGCTTCATCGACCCGAAACTGTTCGAACTGTTCAGCCCGGGCGTAGAGCCGCTGCTGCTGGCCAACCCCATCTCCAGCGACATGGCCGCCATGCGCGCCTCGCTGTGGCCGGGCCTGGTCAAGGCACTGCAGCACAACCTCAACCGCCAGCAAGACCGCGTGCGCCTATTCGAAAGCGGCCTGCGCTTTGTCGGCCAACTGGGTGACTTGCAGCAGCAGCCAATGATTGCCGGCGTCATCACCGGCAGCCGCCTGCCAGAAGGCTGGGCCAACGGCCGCGACGGCGTCGATTTCTTCGACGTGAAAGCCGACGTGGAAGCCCTGCTGGGTTACTCCGGCGCCCTGAGCGACTTCACCTTCAGTGCCAGCAAACACCCAGCCCTGCACCCAGGCCAGACCGCTGCCATCGAGCGTGACGGCAAACTGGTCGGCTACCTCGGCGCCATCCACCCGGAGCTGGCCAAGGCCCTGGGCCTGGACCGCCCGGTATTCCTGTTCGAGCTGGTGCTGGGCGATGTGGTCGAAGGCCGCCTGCCGAAATTCAGCGAACTGTCCAAGTTCCCGGAAACCCGTCGTGACCTGGCTTTGATCGCAGGACGTGATGTGGCTTCTAGCGCGGTGCTTGAATTAATTCGTGACAATGCAGGCGAATGGCTCACAGACCTCAGGCTGTTTGATGTGTACCAAGGTAAAGGCATTGATCCTGATAGAAAAAGCCTTGCCGTCGGCTTGACCTGGCAGCATCCATCGCGCACTCTTAACGACGATGAGGTGAACACTACCCTGCAAAACATCCTCACCTCGCTCGAACAAAGGTTGAACACCACGTTAAGGAAATAA
- the ihfA gene encoding integration host factor subunit alpha: MGALTKAEMAERLYEELGLNKREAKELVELFFEEIRHALEENEQVKLSGFGNFDLRDKRQRPGRNPKTGEEIPITARRVVTFRPGQKLKARVEAYAGTKP, from the coding sequence ATGGGTGCTCTGACGAAAGCTGAGATGGCCGAAAGGCTGTACGAGGAGCTGGGGCTTAACAAGCGTGAGGCCAAGGAGCTGGTCGAGCTGTTTTTTGAAGAAATTCGGCACGCACTTGAAGAGAACGAGCAGGTCAAGCTGTCCGGTTTCGGCAACTTCGACCTTCGCGACAAACGCCAGCGGCCGGGCCGCAACCCCAAGACAGGGGAAGAGATCCCGATCACCGCACGGCGCGTCGTCACCTTTCGTCCAGGGCAGAAGTTGAAGGCCCGGGTTGAGGCCTATGCTGGAACCAAGCCATAA
- a CDS encoding LysR family transcriptional regulator has translation MQRHFDDVLLGSIELFCLAAELGSFTAAGLAAGVTPAAVSRSISRLEERLGSRLFVRTTRSIRLTEGGRGYYEQCRQALTQLVEAERVVTGQQQEPSGTLRISLPTTYGHHRILPLLPEFRRRYPKVQVDIHLGNRNIDFVGEGYDLAIRVRAQPDSTLIARPLEDARLVVVATPDYLAHAGEPQSLEELARHDCIQFELPSSGRRIAWLFDEGGCEREVLTQGGCVCSDDVLGGVTLAKHGAGLFQTYRFIVERELAEGSLVEVLRPFAGRSRPFTLLYPQGRHMPLRLRAFVDFIMDKRRHWAAGS, from the coding sequence ATGCAGCGGCATTTCGACGACGTCCTACTCGGCAGCATCGAGCTGTTCTGTCTGGCGGCGGAGCTGGGCAGCTTCACCGCAGCCGGTCTCGCGGCGGGCGTGACGCCGGCAGCGGTCAGTCGCTCGATCAGCCGCCTGGAAGAGCGCTTGGGCTCCAGACTGTTCGTCCGTACCACTCGCAGCATCCGTCTTACCGAGGGCGGGCGAGGCTACTACGAACAGTGTCGTCAGGCACTGACCCAGCTGGTGGAGGCCGAACGGGTAGTGACCGGGCAGCAGCAGGAGCCTTCGGGCACGCTGCGCATCAGCCTGCCCACGACCTACGGGCACCACCGAATCCTGCCGTTGCTGCCCGAGTTTCGCCGGCGCTACCCGAAGGTGCAGGTCGACATCCACCTGGGCAACCGCAATATCGACTTTGTCGGCGAGGGCTACGACCTGGCCATCCGCGTGCGTGCACAACCGGATTCGACCCTGATCGCCCGGCCGCTGGAAGACGCCCGGCTGGTGGTGGTGGCCACTCCAGATTACTTGGCACACGCGGGCGAGCCGCAGAGCCTTGAAGAACTGGCGCGGCATGACTGCATCCAGTTCGAACTGCCCAGCAGCGGTCGGCGCATCGCCTGGCTGTTCGACGAGGGGGGCTGCGAACGGGAAGTCCTCACCCAGGGCGGCTGCGTCTGCTCGGACGACGTGCTCGGTGGCGTGACCTTGGCCAAGCACGGCGCGGGACTGTTCCAGACCTACCGCTTCATCGTCGAGCGCGAGCTGGCCGAGGGCTCGCTGGTCGAGGTGCTGCGGCCCTTCGCGGGCCGCTCGCGGCCGTTCACCCTGCTATATCCCCAGGGCCGGCACATGCCGTTGCGCCTGCGAGCATTCGTCGACTTCATCATGGACAAGCGGCGCCACTGGGCCGCTGGCAGCTGA
- the pheS gene encoding phenylalanine--tRNA ligase subunit alpha: MENLDALVSQALEAVERAEDINALEQIRVNYLGKKGELTQVMKTLGNLPAEERPKVGALINDAKERVTVVLNARKAAFEEAELSARLAAECIDVTLPGRGQATGGLHPITRTLERIEQFFTHIGYGIAEGPEVEDDYHNFEALNIPGHHPARAMHDTFYFNANMLLRTHTSPVQVRTMESTQPPIRIVCPGRVYRCDSDITHSPMFHQVEGLLIDRDINFADLKGTIEEFLRVFFEKELAVRFRPSFFPFTEPSAEVDIQCVMCSGNGCRVCKQTGWLEVMGCGMVHPNVLRMSGIDPEEFQGFAFGMGAERLAMLRYGVNDLRLFFDNDLRFLAQFR, translated from the coding sequence ATGGAAAACCTGGATGCGCTGGTCTCCCAAGCCCTAGAGGCCGTGGAACGCGCTGAAGACATCAACGCCCTGGAACAGATCCGGGTTAATTATCTCGGCAAGAAGGGCGAGCTGACCCAGGTGATGAAGACCCTGGGCAACCTGCCAGCCGAAGAGCGGCCGAAAGTCGGCGCGCTGATCAACGACGCCAAAGAGCGCGTCACCGTTGTGCTCAATGCCCGCAAGGCTGCCTTTGAGGAAGCCGAGCTCAGCGCTCGCCTGGCTGCCGAATGCATTGACGTCACCCTGCCAGGCCGCGGCCAGGCCACCGGTGGCCTGCACCCGATCACCCGTACACTCGAGCGCATCGAGCAGTTCTTCACCCATATTGGCTACGGCATTGCCGAAGGCCCAGAGGTGGAAGACGACTACCACAACTTCGAAGCGCTCAACATCCCTGGCCACCACCCGGCGCGGGCGATGCACGACACCTTCTACTTCAATGCCAACATGCTGCTGCGTACCCACACCTCGCCGGTGCAGGTGCGGACCATGGAGTCCACCCAGCCGCCCATCCGCATTGTGTGCCCGGGCCGCGTATACCGCTGCGACTCGGATATCACCCACTCGCCGATGTTCCACCAGGTCGAAGGCCTGCTGATCGATCGCGATATCAACTTCGCCGACCTCAAGGGCACCATCGAAGAATTCCTGCGCGTATTCTTCGAGAAAGAACTGGCGGTCCGTTTCCGCCCATCGTTCTTCCCCTTCACCGAGCCGTCTGCAGAAGTCGACATCCAGTGCGTGATGTGCTCCGGCAACGGCTGCCGCGTCTGCAAGCAAACTGGCTGGCTGGAAGTGATGGGCTGCGGCATGGTGCACCCTAACGTGTTGCGCATGTCCGGCATCGACCCAGAAGAGTTCCAGGGCTTTGCCTTCGGCATGGGTGCCGAGCGCCTGGCCATGCTGCGTTATGGCGTCAACGATTTGCGTCTGTTCTTCGACAACGACCTGCGGTTCCTAGCCCAATTCCGCTAG
- a CDS encoding 2-hydroxymuconate tautomerase family protein, with product MPFVSVRITRDGVTRDQKAQVIKEITETLQRVLGKKPELTHIVIEEVDTDNWGYAGMTTTEYRSKKTQG from the coding sequence ATGCCCTTCGTCAGCGTCCGCATCACTCGCGACGGCGTCACCCGTGATCAGAAAGCCCAGGTCATCAAGGAAATCACCGAGACCTTGCAGCGAGTGCTCGGAAAGAAACCTGAGCTCACCCATATCGTGATCGAGGAGGTCGACACCGATAACTGGGGCTACGCCGGCATGACCACCACCGAGTACCGCAGCAAAAAAACTCAGGGATGA
- a CDS encoding MerR family transcriptional regulator, translating into MLEPSHNDELPPIPGKRYFTIGEVSELCAVKPHVLRYWEQEFDQLNPVKRRGNRRYYQRQDVLMIRQIRALLYDQGFTIGGARLRLSSDEAKDESSQYKQLIRQMIVELEDVLVVLKK; encoded by the coding sequence ATGCTGGAACCAAGCCATAACGACGAACTGCCCCCCATACCGGGCAAACGCTACTTCACCATTGGTGAAGTGAGTGAGTTGTGTGCCGTAAAGCCACACGTGCTGCGGTATTGGGAGCAGGAGTTCGACCAGCTGAACCCTGTGAAGCGGCGGGGGAACCGGCGGTATTACCAGCGGCAGGATGTGCTGATGATCCGTCAGATTCGTGCGTTGCTGTATGACCAGGGGTTCACCATTGGCGGGGCGCGGTTGAGGCTCTCCAGTGATGAGGCTAAAGATGAATCCAGCCAGTACAAGCAGCTGATTCGGCAGATGATTGTTGAATTGGAGGATGTATTGGTGGTTTTGAAGAAGTGA
- the rpmI gene encoding 50S ribosomal protein L35, which produces MPKMKTKSGAAKRFLKTASGFKHKHAFKSHILTKMSTKRKRQLRGASLLHPSDVAKVERMLRVR; this is translated from the coding sequence ATGCCAAAAATGAAAACCAAGAGCGGTGCTGCGAAGCGCTTCCTGAAGACAGCTTCGGGCTTCAAGCACAAGCACGCTTTCAAGAGCCACATCCTGACCAAAATGTCGACCAAGCGTAAGCGTCAACTGCGCGGTGCCAGCTTGCTGCACCCGTCCGACGTCGCAAAAGTCGAGCGCATGCTGCGCGTTCGTTAA
- the rplT gene encoding 50S ribosomal protein L20 produces MARVKRGVIARKRHKKILKLAKGYYGARSRVFRVAKQAVIKAGQYAYRDRRQKKRQFRALWIARINAGARTNGLSYSRLIAGLKKASIEIDRKVLADLAVNEKAAFAAIVEKAKAVLA; encoded by the coding sequence ATGGCTCGTGTTAAGCGCGGCGTTATCGCTCGTAAGCGTCACAAAAAAATTCTGAAACTGGCTAAAGGTTACTACGGCGCACGTTCGCGCGTATTCCGTGTAGCCAAGCAAGCGGTCATCAAGGCAGGCCAATACGCCTACCGCGACCGTCGCCAGAAGAAGCGTCAGTTCCGCGCACTGTGGATCGCTCGTATCAACGCCGGTGCCCGCACCAACGGTCTGTCCTACAGCCGTCTGATTGCTGGCCTGAAAAAGGCTTCGATCGAAATCGACCGTAAGGTTCTGGCTGATCTGGCAGTGAACGAAAAAGCGGCGTTTGCTGCGATTGTCGAGAAAGCTAAAGCCGTTCTGGCTTAA
- a CDS encoding SDR family oxidoreductase has product MSNSKTVVITGASSGIGFGLAKAFLASGFNVVGNARSAERLAEAKAQLDSPAFIGVAGDIAKPETARRLIQASIDAFGQVDVLVNNAGFFLPKPFIEYSPEDIQGMLETNLKGVVYASQAAAAHMIERRQGHIINITAAVALQPNIAVPAALPVLIKGGLNQVTRALALELSSHNIQVNAVAPGIIETPMHDPASFDFLNGLQPAGHIGRVSDIADAVLYLANAGFTTGVVLPVDGGMSVGKW; this is encoded by the coding sequence ATGAGCAACAGCAAAACGGTAGTGATCACCGGCGCCTCCAGCGGCATCGGCTTCGGCCTGGCCAAGGCTTTCCTCGCCAGTGGCTTCAATGTGGTCGGCAATGCTCGCTCCGCCGAACGCCTCGCCGAGGCCAAGGCACAACTGGACAGCCCCGCCTTCATCGGCGTGGCCGGCGATATCGCCAAGCCTGAGACCGCCCGCCGCCTGATTCAGGCCAGCATCGATGCCTTCGGCCAGGTCGACGTGTTGGTCAACAATGCTGGCTTCTTCCTGCCCAAACCCTTCATCGAATACAGCCCGGAAGACATCCAAGGCATGCTGGAGACCAACCTCAAGGGCGTGGTCTACGCCTCCCAGGCCGCCGCCGCGCACATGATCGAGCGGCGTCAGGGCCACATCATCAACATCACCGCCGCTGTGGCGCTGCAACCCAACATCGCCGTGCCCGCCGCCCTGCCGGTGCTGATCAAGGGGGGGCTCAACCAGGTCACCCGCGCGCTGGCGCTGGAGCTGTCGTCGCACAACATCCAGGTTAACGCGGTGGCTCCCGGCATCATCGAGACGCCGATGCACGATCCGGCCAGCTTCGACTTCCTCAACGGCCTGCAACCGGCCGGACACATCGGCCGCGTAAGCGACATTGCCGACGCCGTGCTTTACCTGGCCAACGCCGGGTTCACCACGGGCGTGGTGTTGCCGGTCGACGGCGGTATGAGTGTCGGCAAATGGTAA
- the thrS gene encoding threonine--tRNA ligase → MPVITLPDGSQRSFDHAVSVAEVAASIGAGLAKATVAGKVDGKLVDACDLISNDATLQIITPKDEEGLEIIRHSCAHLVGHAVKQLYPTARMVIGPVIDEGFYYDIAYERPFTPEDMAAIEKRMMELIEKDYDVVKKMTPRAEVIEVFKARGEDYKLRLVEDMPDEQAMGLYYHEEYVDMCRGPHVPNTRFLKAFKLTKLSGAYWRGDAKNEQLQRVYGTAWADKKQLAAYIQRIEEAEKRDHRKIGKQLDLFHLQEEAPGMVFWHANGWTVYQVLEQYMRGVQRENGYQEIKTPQVVDRILWERSGHWSNYAENMFTTSSESRDYAVKPMNCPCHVQVFNQGLKSYRDLPLRLAEFGACHRNEPSGALHGIMRVRGFVQDDAHIFCTEEQVKKEAADFIKLTLDVYKDFGFSDIAMKLSTRPAKRVGSEELWDRAETALADALNESGLEWEYQPGEGAFYGPKIEFTLRDCLGRNWQCGTLQYDPNLPERLDASYIAEDNSRVRPVMLHRAILGSFERFIGMLIEHYAGVFPAWLAPTQAVIMNITDKQADFALEVEKSLNGSGFRAKSDLRNEKIGFKIREHTLLKVPYLLVIGDREVETQTVAVRTREGADLGSMPVAQFVELLTQAVSRRGRQESE, encoded by the coding sequence ATGCCCGTTATTACTCTTCCCGATGGCAGTCAACGTTCGTTCGATCACGCCGTATCCGTAGCTGAAGTAGCCGCTTCCATCGGCGCTGGCCTGGCCAAGGCCACCGTTGCCGGCAAAGTCGACGGCAAGCTGGTCGATGCGTGTGACCTGATCAGCAACGACGCCACCCTGCAGATCATCACCCCTAAAGATGAAGAGGGACTGGAGATCATCCGTCACTCGTGCGCCCACCTGGTTGGCCACGCCGTGAAGCAGCTGTACCCGACCGCCAGGATGGTGATCGGCCCGGTCATTGACGAAGGCTTCTATTACGACATCGCCTATGAGCGCCCCTTCACGCCAGAAGACATGGCCGCCATCGAAAAGCGCATGATGGAGCTGATCGAAAAAGACTACGACGTGGTCAAGAAAATGACCCCGCGCGCCGAAGTCATCGAGGTGTTCAAGGCTCGTGGCGAAGACTACAAACTGCGTCTGGTCGAAGACATGCCGGATGAACAGGCCATGGGCCTGTACTACCACGAAGAATACGTCGACATGTGCCGTGGCCCGCACGTGCCGAACACCCGCTTCCTCAAGGCATTCAAGCTGACCAAGCTGTCCGGCGCCTACTGGCGTGGCGATGCCAAGAACGAGCAGCTGCAGCGCGTGTACGGCACGGCCTGGGCTGACAAGAAGCAGCTGGCTGCGTACATCCAGCGCATCGAAGAAGCCGAAAAACGCGACCACCGCAAGATCGGCAAGCAGCTCGACCTGTTCCACCTGCAGGAAGAAGCCCCGGGCATGGTGTTCTGGCACGCCAACGGCTGGACCGTCTACCAGGTACTCGAGCAGTACATGCGTGGCGTACAGCGCGAAAACGGCTACCAGGAAATCAAGACCCCGCAGGTTGTCGACCGCATCCTGTGGGAGCGTTCCGGCCACTGGTCCAACTATGCCGAAAACATGTTCACCACTTCGTCGGAAAGCCGTGACTACGCGGTAAAACCGATGAACTGCCCGTGCCACGTGCAGGTGTTCAACCAGGGCCTGAAAAGCTACCGCGACCTGCCGCTGCGTCTGGCCGAGTTCGGTGCCTGCCACCGTAACGAGCCCTCCGGCGCACTGCACGGCATCATGCGCGTGCGTGGCTTCGTACAGGACGACGCGCACATTTTCTGCACCGAAGAACAGGTGAAGAAAGAAGCCGCCGACTTCATCAAGCTGACCCTGGACGTTTACAAGGACTTCGGTTTCAGCGACATCGCCATGAAACTGTCCACTCGCCCGGCCAAGCGTGTCGGTTCCGAAGAGTTGTGGGACCGTGCTGAAACCGCGCTGGCCGATGCCCTGAACGAATCCGGCCTCGAGTGGGAGTACCAGCCTGGCGAGGGCGCCTTCTACGGTCCGAAAATCGAGTTCACCCTGCGCGACTGCCTCGGCCGTAACTGGCAGTGCGGTACCCTGCAGTACGACCCGAACCTGCCAGAGCGTCTGGATGCCAGCTATATTGCCGAAGATAACAGCCGAGTTCGCCCGGTCATGCTGCACCGCGCCATCCTTGGTTCGTTCGAGCGCTTCATCGGCATGCTGATCGAACACTACGCTGGCGTGTTCCCGGCGTGGCTGGCCCCAACCCAGGCGGTGATCATGAATATCACCGACAAACAGGCCGATTTTGCCCTTGAGGTTGAGAAATCTCTGAACGGAAGCGGTTTCCGTGCCAAGTCGGACTTGAGAAATGAGAAGATCGGCTTTAAAATCCGCGAGCATACTTTGCTCAAGGTCCCGTACCTTTTGGTTATAGGGGACCGCGAAGTCGAAACGCAAACCGTCGCTGTGCGTACTCGCGAAGGCGCAGACCTGGGCTCCATGCCCGTCGCCCAATTCGTTGAGCTTCTGACACAAGCGGTTTCCCGGCGTGGTCGCCAAGAATCGGAGTAA
- a CDS encoding diguanylate cyclase — protein sequence MPACPLPSDEALRQRTLDDMNLVDTPAEHYLDTLVRLTQELAQVETVLISLIDQDRQWFKARIGIEVSETKRNVSFCGYAILGEDTLMVSDARCDSRFEDNPLVLNPPYIRFYAGHPLRASNGKAIGTLCMFDPRPRKLSEAQQANFRDLATLTEGYLQLRSLAQVNRALRVEMDRGQRRALLDPLTQLWNRGALAAFQNRELRLAEERGLQLGAVYADLDRFKSVNDEHGHDAGDKVLCECARRLRATLRPDDLLVRQGGEEFVALLRVKDSQELTQIAERLRQSIGSAPFLIPGGPRKMTISIGCTLLTPGEQIDDAIKRADGGLYAAKHGGRDQVVYVPALS from the coding sequence ATGCCAGCTTGCCCCCTACCCTCTGATGAAGCACTTCGTCAGCGCACACTTGATGACATGAACTTGGTCGATACGCCGGCCGAGCATTATCTTGATACCTTGGTACGACTCACCCAAGAACTAGCCCAGGTCGAGACCGTTCTGATCAGCCTAATCGATCAGGATCGGCAGTGGTTCAAGGCTCGGATCGGCATCGAGGTAAGCGAGACGAAACGCAATGTGTCCTTTTGCGGCTACGCGATTCTCGGCGAAGATACCTTGATGGTTTCCGACGCCAGGTGCGACTCACGCTTCGAGGACAATCCCCTCGTGCTGAACCCACCCTATATCCGGTTCTATGCGGGCCACCCGTTACGTGCCTCAAATGGCAAAGCCATTGGCACCCTGTGCATGTTCGATCCTCGGCCGCGGAAGCTCAGCGAAGCGCAACAGGCTAATTTTCGGGACTTAGCCACGCTCACCGAGGGTTATTTGCAACTGCGGAGCCTAGCTCAGGTCAATCGCGCCTTGCGTGTTGAAATGGATCGCGGGCAGCGCAGGGCTTTGCTTGATCCTTTGACACAACTATGGAACCGCGGGGCGTTGGCAGCATTTCAGAATCGAGAGCTTCGTTTGGCTGAAGAGCGAGGTTTACAGCTAGGTGCCGTATACGCAGACCTCGACCGTTTCAAATCCGTCAATGACGAGCATGGCCACGATGCCGGCGATAAAGTGCTCTGCGAGTGTGCCCGCCGACTGCGGGCTACGCTTCGGCCAGATGACCTGCTGGTACGCCAGGGAGGAGAGGAGTTCGTGGCCCTGCTACGGGTTAAAGATAGCCAAGAATTAACGCAGATTGCGGAGCGCTTGCGTCAGTCAATCGGCAGCGCGCCGTTTTTGATACCCGGCGGCCCTCGGAAAATGACCATCAGCATTGGATGCACCCTGCTTACCCCTGGTGAGCAGATTGATGATGCAATAAAGCGCGCTGACGGCGGTCTCTATGCGGCCAAACATGGGGGGCGTGACCAAGTTGTCTATGTGCCAGCGTTATCCTGA
- a CDS encoding cold shock domain-containing protein has translation MSNRQQGTVKWFNDEKGYGFITPAGGGDDLFVHFKAIESDGFKSLKEGQTVSFVAERGQKGMQAAQVRPE, from the coding sequence ATGTCCAATCGCCAACAAGGCACCGTCAAATGGTTCAATGATGAGAAAGGCTACGGCTTCATCACCCCAGCAGGCGGCGGCGACGACCTGTTCGTACACTTCAAAGCCATCGAATCTGACGGCTTCAAGAGCCTGAAAGAAGGCCAGACTGTTTCCTTCGTCGCCGAGCGCGGCCAGAAGGGCATGCAGGCTGCACAGGTTCGTCCGGAGTAA